The Saimiri boliviensis isolate mSaiBol1 chromosome 10, mSaiBol1.pri, whole genome shotgun sequence genomic sequence TTTTGTgctatgaatttgtttttctatgtcaAGGGGTACTTAAGAATAAAACATGGGCTTAGAACTCCTATAAGCCTGCTTTTCAAGATGACCCAGCAAGGTGTTCAGTAACAAACTTGGCTGCAGGTCCATGAAACAAACATAAACTGGATGAAGTCTCCACCTTGTTTTACGTCCTTGGGAGTTTGACCTTTTAACCACATGGCAGTACTTTCTCTAGGTCTCCACCTTCCAGGGAAGAGGAATTTTAGGGTTCATGTCATACTTAACtctaaaaattgtattaaatacttaaaagCCATTGCAATCTCAAAATTAACTACTCTAGACTCCTTCTGGGAAAGAAAATGGAGACGGCCCTGTGCTGTAGCTCAGTAGCTAAGGTTTTGTGCTTTCACAGTGGCGGTCTGGGTTTGATTCCCCACCTAGGAATTATGTTACTTCTGGTTTAATATCTCTGTGACCTTGTctattcttttctcctccttAGACTGTCttcaattttcctttctctaagcaCGAGGGAGGTTACCTTTGGTTAagtcaaaagccagaaatattggctGTTTGGcataagaaattataaaagaacTTCATTAAAGAGTGTTATGGTTAAAATGAGTTTAATTAAAAGCAGATACTCAAGCTCTTACAGCCTGGACTCCTTGGGAAAAACAGGAGGCATCAGAGACTCCTTTCCCGGCCCTGTTTTTCCAAGGACTTCACCCTAAAGCCAGTAAtccaattaagaaaattaaaaactggcaaatgagaAATCTTACAAGTACTGTAATGATCTTCCTGTCTGTATGTGTAGCTATAAATGTGTTGTGtgtaatgtttatataaaagagctctaattaattggcttacacaaaaataagcacttaaatattttgaaggcaaaataaaaactgtaatgcCTTTTAGTTCATGTAACTTTAGTTATCTctggaaataaaaacagcttcaaaaattattgataaaaaCATTTAGTCTAAATTATGCAGGTAAGATATTAAGTTTCCTAAATGTTTTAATGTCATAAACTGCCTCtttaactttaagaaaaaaattacctaccTTAAAGCCAATAGATTCTAGATAAGGCCTGGGGATATGTGGAATTAGCCATGCCCCCTATACAAAGAAGAGtataaagaaagagattttatATAACAAAGGGACTTGTATGACACATTCttgtcctaaagtaaaatgactgaTTATTTAAAAGAAGAGATGCTTAGGGCAAATCAGAAAGTCCAAGAATTTCTCAGATGGTCTATAAGTCATGAAAGGCTTTGTAAAGGAAATTTATGCAAGACATGTTATACAATTCAAAAATTGTTAAGCCTCctaaatgctttataaaatgcCACTCTGACTCTTACTGTACAACTTGCCTACTTTACAGCTAGGCAAGGCCTGGGGCCATGTGGTGTTAGCCAAGCACCCTAGCTCTGCTGGAGAATAAGCTCTTATCTGCTCTACTGTCTGATGTGTCCTAGGCTAGGCTCCACACCTAGCACATCATTAAAATCTCAAACTTATTGAGGTTTTCACCAAACATAAAAGATGCTAAGGGTTAACATTATAATATGTAAGTGAAACTACTAAAGAAGCAACTTTGCATGCAAGGTgtgtaaagaaagtaaaatgtggTTTtggtgatctctgctcaccgcaacctccgcctcccgggttcaggcaattctcctgcctcagcctcctgagtagctgggattacaggcacgtgccaccatgcccagctaattttttgtatttttagtagagacggggtttcaccatgttgaccaggatggtctcgatctcttgacctcgtgatccacccacctcggcctcccaaagtgctgggattacaggcttgagcctgttactttttaaataaacttgcttttactttgtgCTGCAGACTCACCCTTGcttctttcttgcacaagatccaagaaccctctcttggggtctggattgggacccctttcctgtaacaagaTTACTAATAGAATTAGAAGACAATCCTCTGACAACACCACAGGTGCCTTCTGTTGAGAGGCTGGAGATGAAACAGCACACAGGAGGGAAAAGAATATCATGATCATCCCGCAAAATGTTTGAACAAAGTTTTGAGAAAAGAATAGGAGTTCTCCAGGAAGGGCACACAgctggggcgggggaggggggcggcacacaaggaagaaaaacagcaagTGGGAAGGTAAGGAGACATGGAGAACACTGGCATTCTGAGAAAGCCATATTTAGCTGTAATAGAGACTGTGTTTGGGGGCATAAGAGGAGATGAGGGTGGAAAAGTGTTCAGGGGCCAGAGAACAAAAGAAGGTGTTTTGGGGTTTCCCTTTTGCCTgctgaaggtttgctgaaaaatcaTCTGGCAAAAGGCAGATTAATCAGGGGAAAGGGATATGAAGTTATTAGTCTGCTGAGGGGAAAATTATAGAGTGATTACCCGAAATTCCACTGGGGCCCAGATACTTATATCACTAATTCAGGGAGTTGGGAAATGTAGGTAATTCTATTGAGGGACAATAAATGATTACTAGGGAGAATAAATGGATCAGATATTAATTTGCAAATAGTTTACTTTGGAAATTGAATGAGCCTGACAGCCAGGCATTATCTTGTGAAAGGGACCGTTCAAGTGTGGTTACTTACATTCTTGGTCAGATGAGAtaacagggaagaaaaagaaaaataattcttctcCTTGGTGGGTACTTTGGGACTTTATATACATAGGGGAAAATtcttgaaaccacctttgcaaaaataaaaaataataatgacctCGAGTGAAATATGACATAGctaactccatcttgcttctaacacAAGTTCACTGCTTTTGTTAACTTTAAAACATAGATGATAACAGTCCCTTCCCAAAACAAATCCTCTCCTTGCTTGGGGACCAAAACCATCCTTGTAAGACTAATGGAAGTCCACAAGTTTAGGATTTGGGGGGGCCTGAATTCTGCCAAGATGTAGGTGTACTTTAAAGATAACCAGCCATTGTTTCTAGAATCACTTACTGTTTAAGAGCCACGCAGttggaggtcacaagatttgtaactTCCTCCATTGCTTCTCTAGATGACATcactgtcagaggcatttgaaccagagaactccatcttgaatagatGCTGGGTAAAATAAGGATGAGATccgctgggctgcattcccaggaggtgaggtattctaagtcacaggataaaACAGGAGGTCAGTACAATATATAGGTCATAAacaccttgctgataaaacaggctgtGCTAAGGAAGCTGGcccaaacccaccaaaaccaagatgacgGTCAGACTGAagtctggtcgtcctcactgctcattGTACGCGAATAatgtattagcatgctaaaagacactctcACCAGCCACGTGACAGTTTACAGACGTCATGGTAATGTCAAACAGCTACTCTCTACGGTCTAACGCGGAActctcagttctgggaattgttCACCCTTTCCTGGggaaactcatgaataatccaccccttgttttgCAAATAATCTAGTAGTAACAATAAGTATCTTTAGTCAAGCAGCCCACACTgttgctctgtctatggagtagccttcttaataaacttgccttCACTTTATGAACTCACccagaattctttcttgtgccagatccaagaaccctctcttggggtctggatcggaaTCTTTTTCCAGCAACTTCTGTCTCGTGACCATGAAGGGACGGTACTGAAGAGACCCCTGACCCAAAGGAAAATTGTCTGCATGCCCCAAATTGGCCAACTTTGGGTAAGTGGGGTGCATTTACCTGGGTTGAAGATGGGATTGGGTTAGAGGCCCAACTTAGGGGATGTTAACCAATATTCTTTGGATGAATCTTCCTTGTACTCTGCTGATGGCTGTGGGTAATAGGATCAGGCACACAGGAACATAGGGTATGGGgagcttttttctttccaaaagggGAAACCTAAGAACTGTTGACACTGCTGGAAAATATCCCCTATGAGTCGCCACCTGAACTTCGCAACGTGGCTGCAATGGGCGGGCctttctctggcctccctgagaatacttttctccctttctctcctttgccTTTCTTATCTTTTCACAGTGGTGGCCTGGGTTCAGAGTTCAGTTCCTGACTTAGGGAATGAGTCCTTTCTGGTTGATAACTGTGGTGATCTCCACCATTTGTTGATTCTCTTCTCATTCATGAACCatcttgaattttcctttctctgagcaccTAGGTGGTTGCTTTtggtaaaatttaaaagccagaaatattggccTTTTGGTCTGGCTAAAATTGGGTAACAAGAAacctaaaataactttttttttttttttttttttaaataaaagggcaCTGTGGTTAAAattcagcttaattaaaagcagCTATTCAAGTTCTAACAGCCTGGAACTCCTTGGAAAAAACAGAGGAGGTGCCATAGACCCTGTTTTGGGAAAAACATCTGTTTTCCTCGTGAAACCTCAGGAATTGAAAGTGAATAGATCTCTCTCAAAATCTAAGGCTCTGTTCTATTTTGCATGTATTATCGGATGTTTTTCCTTTTGGGGGATATCAGAAATTACTTCGCATTATAAAAGAAATTTGTTGTGTAATAACTGCTTAGGAGATATACTTTTGGGGATAGCTAATGGCAATTATAAGGAAATGCATGACTCTTAGCACATTTGGATCAGAGAAACATACTCTTGGCCACCTGGAAGGTATGGAGATGTTCCTACCCTCTCACTGAGAGAAGACTTTCATGGGGGATCAGCTAATCACAGAATGGGATTTTGGGTTATTTTGCAATGCAATGCATGGTAAAATCACGGCACCGTCTTGTtctattgcatttctttttttgagatctAGGATCTGATGTAAAAATGGAATCCTTAATTTGGGGGGTCTGTTTCGTCTTCCAGCCGTCCCTGCTTATTGGTCTGCATGCTTTCCTGGCCCTGTTCCTCCAAAAGCTCCACCCTGAAGCCAGTGATCCAATTCAGAaattggcaaatgaaaaatctcacATCTACTGGGTCTTCTTCTGTCTGTGATTTATGTGTGTTATGTATGTGATGTTTATACATGAAAAATCTCCAATTCATTTGCCTAAAAATAGTAAGTGCTtaggcgaggcatggtggctcatgcctagaatcccagcactttgggaggccgaggtgggtggatcacctgaggtctggagcttgagaccaacctggccaacatggtgaaaccatgtctgtactaaaatcacaaaattagctgggcattataccagctactcaggaggctgaggcagaagaatcacctaagcccaggaggccgagattgcagtgagccaaaattgcaccattaaactccagcctgggcaacagagtgagactccatcttaaaataataataagtgctaaaataaaatatttgtcataaaaataaaactaatgccTTTTAGTTCACATGCCTTTAGTAAGCTTtggaaaataaagacagttttaaggATTATTGAttggtataataaaaatatcttcaaaattaagacatttggtctaaattatgcttcagatattaggtttgttaAATTCTTTAAGGTCATAAGCTTTTGACCTTCTTTAGCTTTTGAAAACAGTTCAACTTGCCTGCTTAACAGCTAGTTAAGGCCTGAggacatgtggagttagccataCCCCCTAGCTATGCTAGAAAGAATGGGACCTTATCTGCACTAATGTCTGGTGCCCCAGGCTCCACACCTGCTATATAATTAAGCTTACTAGCCAAGTTCTTCACCAAAAGtaaaagttgctaagagttaaCAATGTAAAGTGTAAAGTGTATTTGAGACTACTGAAGAAACAGCTCTACACATAGGTGTGTAAGGAAAGTAAAATGTACTTTTACCAAAAGGAGGCATGGGAATATGGATTTCTTGCCTAAGTTTAGAAGGTTAAAGGATTGTTTACAGTGATATAGAAAAATCTaggccaagagtggtggcttgtgcctgtaatcccagcactttgggaggccgaggtaggtggttCACAAAGTcagaagctcgagaccagcctgactaacatggagaaactttgtctctactaaaaatacaaaaaattagccaggtgtggtggtgtgcacctgtaatcccagctactcaagaggctgaggcaggagaaccacttgagtccaggaggcggagtttgcagtgagccgagattgtgccattgcactccagcctgggcaacagagtgagacttcgcttcaagagaaaaaacaaacaaaacaaaaaaaaccaaaccaaaccaaacaaaaacaaaatctaaaggTTTGAACAAGTTGTTGAAGGTTTATGAAAAATTAATTGTCAAAGAGATTCTGTGTGTGACTATATTGGTTAAGTTAAATGggtattattcagtttttccataaactGAACATTAGAATAAAAGCACAACAGAGTTTTTTTAGAACATTGTTCTACTCTTTAACAACAACAAGGACAAgttgcaaaggattataaaaggtTTATAAGAATCTTACCTTATGGTCATACTGATTAATATTGGATAGATTTATCCATaaggttttattaagaattaggttTGACATTAATAGCGCATTAACGCAAGGTTAAGATTTGGTTTTCTCTCttgaacaagattttcatgtaatatttatttttgtcttcccttTTGAATGAACTGtaggaaaatgaaaggaaagaaaagagacacaATATTTGGAAAGTTAAGTTGTCGCTCTTAATGAGGAAAAGTTTATGCCTTTGTAAAATTTTTGATTTATCATTTTGGCTAAATTAGTGACTTATGGTTACCTgatatttgatatttgacaaaccttcCAAAATCAAATGATAAAGTATGTCTTTTTCTGACCTGAATAAACCTTTAGATATTAGGTCTCCTAAAGTTTAAATTgacttatttggtataaaaatcatacaaaaagcATTATCAAATATGaaatagtatttggttttctttgggcTATATTTGTGTAAATATATTAGTgatatgtgttccaaaattacgGGAAACTCTTATAATCATGATGACTTAGTGTATGGTATCAATagttataattgttatattaaaaTTGTTGTATGCCATAGAAGTAATCAAAATTGCTAGTCAATTGTGGCTTTAATAACTGTCCTAAAACTTTTTGCCATCCACAGATAATTATTTAGTTTTAATCCTGTTCAAAATGTCATTTATAATCAGCTATAGGGCTTTGACAGATGCTGTTGAATGTAGGCTTCTAATAACTTTGGAGACTGTACAttagaatagaggaaaaactttcaggactcacATGGATAGCTGGAATGTTtatgaatatcaagcagaacaggaGTTGACTGCATGAACTGAACTAATAGAAGACTgaagcacacacatatataccatggaatactatgcagccataaaaaatgatgaattcatgttctttgtagggatatggatgaacctgaaaatcatcagtctcagaaaactgacacaagagcagaaaatcaaacactgcatgttctcactcataggtgggtgttgaacaatgaaaacacgtggacacagggaggggagcaccacacactggagtctgttggggggaaataggggtggggagttggggagagatagcatgtggagaaatgccagatatagatgatggggaggaaggcagcaatcacactgccatgtatgtacctatgcaacaatcctgcatgttcttcacatgtaccccaaaacctaaaatgcaataaaaataaaaaactaaaaaataaaaattaaaagaaaggattttcctgtttaaaaaaaaaagactgaagtaatgtttttgacttttctttcttgcttaaaatgttgctgatcctttgttttgtttttcaaagtcaaggtagcttttttttttttttttgagtaaattatactcctgtgaacaaaatttggagcatatttgtgTCTCTCTATCAAATTTTTCCAGAATTTGGTTCTCTGGATGACCTCtcgtcatcctcactgctcattgtACAATAactataatgcattagcatgctaaaagacactctcAGCAGTGCCATGACAGtctacaaatgccatggcaacatcggGAGGTTACCCAATATGGTCTAAAATGGGAAGGAAGTCCCAGTTCTAGGAATTGTCTATTCCTTTCTTGGAAAACTCATGTATAATTCACCCTGGTTTTTCATATAATCAAGAAGTAACAATAAGTATCCTTGATTGAACAGCCCAAgcagctgctctgcctatggagtagacattttttttgtttgtttctttactttcttaatacaCTCATGTTAACTTTATGGACTCAaattcttgcatgagatccaagaatcctctcttggtgtctggatcaggacccctttccaaTAACACCAGTATTGTCAAAACTTAAGATTggtctttgagatatttttcaaacttttgcaTTATGGCAACCAAATGAATCTAGTCAGACCTGAGAGTCGGACCAAGAAACTGACTCCCAATCAGTAACTTTCATTCACAAACTGACTTAGCACAAAGACAGTTTGGATACTTCTATTACTTCATCCTAACCTATCAGCAGCACCCATCGACTAGCCCTCTGCCTGACAAATAATCTTTGAAACCCTAGCTTCTGAGTTTTCCTGTAGGCAGACCTGAGAAAtgtcttctgtctctctgtctagCTGGacttaaaattattaaactgTTTCTTTGCTGCAAAACCTGCTGTTCTAAGTGCATTGGCTTTCCTGGGCAGTGGGCAAGAATAACTTGTGCTGTTACAGTCTGTTACTTTCTAAGAGCCTTtaactaaaaatactttttataagcAAGGAGCCATATTTTGGGGTGAAGTTCCCCACACTCTTGCAGATGCTACTGGATTTCCATTTACTCTGCAGGTGATGATAAGCTATTGAGGACTTTAAAGTCTGAGTGGACTTGAAGTGAGGAAGCAATATCACAGGCTATTGGGGAAATGAGAGTCCCAGAACCGGAAAACTATTTCAGCAGTTTAGGTGAGATATTAAAGGCCATGGCAATGGAGATGAGAGTGCAAATTTTTAAGAACAGGCGTTCAGCAACCTTTGTTGCCATGCGTCAGTCAGATACTCTGATTAAGgaaggcaaaatggcagagtatgGGTGCTGATAAGATTTGTGGAGTGGGAGACGGAAAAGAGTTAAAGTTATTTGACGAGATTTTGACTTGGGGCCCCTGTGTAAATTCTGGTGCATTAACCAAGATGTGaattctgaagaagaaaaaggatggGTGGTGGTGAGGTGGAAACTTGgttcaggaaaaggaaagagataatTTCTTATTCTAGATGCTAAGCCTTGTTCTAGTTGCTTAGGCTGCTGTGGGGGCCCAGTGGAAAGGGATTTTAATGATTTAGTGAAGGTATTAACATTCTGGGTTCTGATAGCTTCCTATACTGGAGACtcctcttgtttttaaaaattcatactgGGCCCTCTTGTTACATAGAAGTAATGCAAGAATTACTCCATGGTTCTTGGATAAAAATGTAAAGGCATTATAAATACAAATGCAGATGCTGTAACATGAGATGCTAAGTGGTCTGTTTAATCATGTAAATTGGGTATCTCCGTGGCTGAACTATGGCCTTGAAGGGTTAGAGGCAAGTTTTCCATACATTCCAACTTAGACTGGCCCTTTGGTATTTCCCACATGATATTTTTTAAGACTGACAAATCCAGAGTTTGGCAAATTCACGATAGGCAATTATGGGCTGTGGAGGACACATGAGCACACAGCCTGTGGGGAAAATGCCAGTGGGGGTCCTCCTGAAAGAATCCAGGGAAAACAAGTaaaactcattctttctttcaataaGGATCtggtaaaaacatacaaaagtaaaATCCAAAGGAACCTGGTGATTTTAGTGAAAGAGATAAAGACTTGAGCAGGGTATGTAAGACCCTTATGGGAGATACACAACTCAGACGGAATAAGGTAGGGGTAGGATGGAGACCAGGGAAATGCTTAAAGGAGGTGATGTTGGCCCTGAGCAATAGTTAGCCAGTCAAAAGATGTGTGGAAGGCATTGTAGGATGAAAGGTAATGTGTGTCAGGGGACACAGGTTCAGAGGCAAGACAGCTGAGTGAGCAGGAAGAGTTTCACACACTTCAGCGTCCTGCAGTCTAGAGGGTTAGAAATGGAAGGGAGGGGAGTGCATTGGAGCAGAAGCAGTGAGGAGGAGTCTGGGGTAGTGGGTTGGGCTGAAAAACTTGAGCTACTCCCATGGAAGATGATGGCAAGCCATTGTATGATTTTAAGCAGGGGACCATTATGCTATCGCAGCAGTTGGGTGGAGGATTGAGTGGACAACAGTCTAGAGA encodes the following:
- the LOC104651814 gene encoding uncharacterized protein LOC104651814 isoform X2: MSTLYAGLIHGAKDLKCEVRPEYLTSWECSPADLILILPSIYSRWSSLVQMPLTVMSSREAMEEVTNLVTSNCVALKQVFWILQFSASLGPGTCLSPERA